AACTCTTTGAAGGGCAAGCGTCCGAAACGCCTGTGCAGTTCGCCCCAGGCCGATACGGCGCCGGGCACCGTGACGGAGTCCCAGCCGCGCTGCGGCATGGAATCGTAGCCTTTGGCCTTCATCTTCTCGAGGGTCTGAAGCTTTGGCGCGCCGCCGCTGCCGTTGAGCCCGTAAAGTTTGCCGCCGAACCAGACGAGGTCGAAAGCGTCCGAGCCAAGCCCGTTTCCCGTGGGCTCCAATACGGTCATGCAGATCGCCGTGGCGATCATGGCGTCGACGGCGTTGCCGCCCTTTTTCAGAATGTCCAGTCCGGCCTGGGCCGCCAGCGGCTGAGAGGTGCAGACCATGCCTTTGCGCCCGTAAATGACGCTGCGGCGGGATGGATAACGATAATTCAGCATGTCGAATTTCATGATTTTTTCCTCCGGCTTTCCTTGAGTTGTGAGCGGACTCGCACGGCGCCTGACGGTGCAGAGCGTTTTTTCGAGGCCGCCGCTATTATAAAACAGATCCGTCGATTTCGTTCGTGTTTTTCGTGGCCGGATTTACGGTGCCGGGAACAGATGCAGGAAAGAGGCGAAAATTCCCGCCATGATGATCGAGAACGTTTTCACGCGGATACGAAAAAAGAGACCGACTCAGCCTGCAGCAGGCCGGGGCGGTCTCGTCTTTTGTCTATGAGGCTGAAAGGATGCCGTCGATAGCGTCTTTCAGGTCTTCCCATTCGGGAATGCCGCGGAAGATCACCTTGCCGTTCAGCACCCAGGTGACTTCGCCGCCGCGCAGGCGATAGCGCAGCGTGTCGAAGAGAAATACGAAACAGCGCGGGTCGTAGAAATCGATGTCGAGGCGTGAGCCATACTCCTCTTTGAGCTTCATGTAAAGCTGACCAGCCGCGACGCGGTTGGCTGCACCGGGAAAATGTTTCAGCTCGTTCTCGGTGTAGATTGCCGTGCTTCAGCCGCAGCCCATAATGGGACGTTCACGATAGATCTTGAGTGCCGAAGTTTTCATGGGAAGCTCCTTTCTGCTCTTTCATCTCCAGGATGAAAGAGGGGGTCGGAAGATCAAGCCTGAGGGGGCGGCTCTTTTTTGACGGCCGCTTTCTGCCCCTGGGTGTATTTGCGCAGTGTTTCCGGCGCCACGGGAAAGAAGGCGTGATCTGTGCCGGCCGCGGCCCAGACGATGGCGTAATTCCACAAATCCTCGTCCAGCAGCGCGGGAAGCGCCTGCGGGTAGCCGACGGGCGGCACGCCGCCGATCCTGAAGCCGAAATTTTCGAAAACGTAGTCGGGCGAAGCCATGGTGACGTGATGCCCTTGGCTGAGACGCTTGATCTTGCCCGAGTGGGCTTTGTTCGGACCGGACATGAGCACGAGCCATGGCTGTCCGTCGACCATGAAGATCAGGCTTTTGAGGATCTCGCCTGGCGTCACGCCGATCGCCTTCGAGGCGTCTTCGACGGTGAAGATGGTGGCGTCGCTGTGAATGATCCG
The DNA window shown above is from Pyramidobacter piscolens W5455 and carries:
- a CDS encoding YbaK/EbsC family protein translates to MTDPVEKVQKALDELHYDGRIIHSDATIFTVEDASKAIGVTPGEILKSLIFMVDGQPWLVLMSGPNKAHSGKIKRLSQGHHVTMASPDYVFENFGFRIGGVPPVGYPQALPALLDEDLWNYAIVWAAAGTDHAFFPVAPETLRKYTQGQKAAVKKEPPPQA